The proteins below are encoded in one region of Amycolatopsis magusensis:
- a CDS encoding enoyl-CoA hydratase/isomerase family protein, which translates to MPELKHQDPVYVLDFGDDENRFSPEWLQSVHSALDTVTAGSAPAALVTVGGGKFYSNGLDLEWLMAHGDQAGQYVTEVQELFARVLTLPVPTVAALNGHAFGAGAMLAMAHDFRVMREDRGYFCFPEADINIPFTPGMAALIQGKVPPAAAVASMTTGRRFGAPDARELGLVDAVAAESKLLDQASDVVRGLAGKDRGTLGAIKSTMYATAVTALRTTP; encoded by the coding sequence GTGCCCGAACTGAAGCACCAGGATCCCGTCTACGTACTCGACTTCGGCGACGACGAGAACCGCTTTTCCCCGGAATGGCTGCAAAGCGTGCACTCCGCGCTGGACACCGTCACCGCGGGCTCGGCGCCGGCGGCGCTGGTCACCGTCGGCGGCGGCAAGTTCTACTCCAACGGCCTCGACCTCGAATGGCTGATGGCCCACGGTGACCAGGCCGGCCAGTACGTCACCGAGGTGCAGGAACTGTTCGCGCGCGTGCTGACGCTGCCGGTGCCGACGGTCGCCGCGCTCAACGGCCACGCCTTCGGCGCCGGGGCCATGCTCGCGATGGCGCACGACTTCCGCGTGATGCGCGAGGACCGCGGTTACTTCTGCTTCCCGGAGGCGGACATCAACATCCCGTTCACCCCGGGCATGGCCGCGCTCATCCAAGGCAAAGTGCCCCCGGCTGCGGCCGTCGCTTCGATGACCACCGGCCGCCGCTTCGGCGCCCCGGACGCCCGCGAACTCGGCCTGGTGGACGCCGTCGCCGCCGAGTCGAAACTGCTGGACCAGGCGAGCGACGTGGTCCGCGGCCTGGCAGGCAAGGACCGGGGCACGCTGGGCGCCATCAAGTCCACCATGTACGCCACCGCCGTCACCGCCCTGCGCACCACCCCCTGA
- a CDS encoding cytochrome P450 family protein, with product MVAWSVTDPDLLKRLLSDPKVSKDPRQHWAAWRDGTVPADWPLMIWVAVQNMFTAYGGEHRRLRSLVSKAFTYRRTEALRPWVEEITHGLLDRLERTTGTVDLRENFAYPLPIEVICQLFGVPDEHRADLRKAVDGVFNTSATAEEAAANGEQLYRILGELVATRRAAPGDDLASGLIAARDEDGSALQEAELIDTLILMISAGHETTVNLLDHAITALLTHPEQLRQVLDGTYTWGDVLDETLRWQAPVAHLPLRYAVEDIVVSDEVTIKAGEAILASYAAAGRSPEAGENADEFDLSRPNKNHLSFGHGVHFCLGAPLARLEAEIALPALFARFPELALAVDPAELSTTASFISNGHLTLPVTLR from the coding sequence GTGGTGGCGTGGTCAGTGACCGACCCGGATCTGCTCAAGCGCCTGCTGAGCGATCCGAAGGTGTCGAAGGACCCGCGGCAGCACTGGGCGGCGTGGCGGGACGGCACGGTACCCGCGGACTGGCCGCTGATGATCTGGGTGGCCGTGCAGAACATGTTCACCGCCTACGGTGGCGAGCACCGGCGGCTGCGGTCGCTGGTGTCCAAGGCCTTCACCTACCGCCGCACCGAGGCGCTGCGGCCGTGGGTCGAGGAGATCACCCACGGCCTGCTCGACCGGCTCGAGCGCACCACCGGCACGGTCGACCTGCGGGAGAACTTCGCCTACCCGCTGCCGATCGAGGTGATCTGCCAGCTGTTCGGCGTGCCCGACGAGCACCGGGCCGACCTGCGCAAGGCGGTCGACGGGGTGTTCAACACCAGTGCCACGGCCGAGGAGGCGGCGGCCAACGGCGAGCAGCTGTACCGGATCCTCGGTGAGCTCGTCGCCACCCGGCGCGCGGCCCCCGGCGACGACCTCGCCAGCGGCCTGATCGCCGCGCGTGACGAGGACGGTTCGGCGCTGCAGGAAGCCGAGCTGATCGACACGCTGATCCTGATGATCTCGGCCGGGCACGAGACCACGGTCAACCTGCTCGACCACGCGATCACCGCGCTGCTGACCCATCCCGAGCAGTTGCGCCAGGTGCTCGACGGTACGTACACCTGGGGTGACGTCCTCGACGAAACCCTGCGCTGGCAGGCGCCCGTGGCGCATCTGCCGCTGCGGTACGCCGTCGAAGACATCGTTGTCAGCGACGAGGTGACCATCAAGGCGGGCGAGGCGATCCTGGCGTCGTACGCCGCCGCGGGCCGGTCACCGGAGGCCGGGGAGAACGCCGACGAGTTCGACCTGTCGCGCCCGAACAAGAACCACCTGTCCTTCGGGCACGGCGTGCACTTCTGCCTCGGCGCGCCACTGGCACGGCTGGAAGCGGAAATCGCGCTGCCCGCCCTGTTCGCGCGGTTCCCGGAGCTGGCCTTGGCGGTGGACCCGGCGGAGCTGTCGACCACGGCGTCGTTCATCTCGAACGGGCACCTGACGCTTCCGGTCACCCTGCGCTGA
- a CDS encoding TetR/AcrR family transcriptional regulator — protein sequence MPRPRVHDLDALLDTAERLVAEVGAAGVTARSLAAAAGVPNGTIYHAFGSITALLGRVWLRAAGDFLDLQIELADQADPVDAVLGAASTPAVFAQRRPAAARMLLLVKREQLLGPDLPAELADDLLALDKRVVSLLIRLTHRMWGRRDGPAVEVLTTCVVDLPTALFRRALSGPPGDGVSADTRRRLEAAVRAVLAIDPPDHHRSTKD from the coding sequence ATGCCCCGTCCTCGTGTGCACGACCTCGACGCGTTGCTCGACACCGCCGAGCGGCTCGTAGCCGAGGTCGGGGCAGCCGGGGTCACCGCGCGTTCACTGGCGGCGGCCGCCGGCGTGCCCAACGGCACGATCTACCACGCGTTCGGCTCGATCACCGCGCTGCTGGGCCGGGTCTGGCTGCGGGCGGCGGGCGACTTCCTCGACCTGCAGATCGAACTGGCCGACCAGGCCGACCCGGTGGACGCGGTGCTGGGCGCCGCGTCCACCCCGGCGGTCTTCGCGCAGCGCCGCCCGGCCGCGGCACGCATGTTGCTGCTGGTCAAGCGTGAGCAACTGCTCGGCCCGGACCTGCCCGCCGAACTCGCCGACGACCTGCTCGCACTGGACAAGCGCGTGGTGTCGCTGCTGATCCGGCTCACCCACCGGATGTGGGGCCGCCGTGACGGTCCCGCCGTCGAGGTGCTCACCACCTGCGTGGTCGACCTGCCGACCGCGTTGTTCCGCCGCGCGCTGAGCGGCCCGCCGGGCGACGGCGTCAGCGCCGACACCCGGCGACGACTCGAGGCCGCCGTGCGGGCGGTGCTCGCCATCGACCCACCCGACCACCACCGATCCACAAAGGACTGA
- a CDS encoding DUF6191 domain-containing protein: MDPVETLLAWSIPVGTLLMVAVGVFELVRARRRKRAGTPLTATYINEVTAMFYGTKRRELEHRASVEMLRDEEGDNAPPAYGIDLDRGTVMLPGDRASGTR, translated from the coding sequence ATGGACCCGGTGGAGACGCTGCTGGCGTGGAGCATCCCGGTGGGGACCCTGCTGATGGTGGCGGTGGGGGTGTTCGAACTCGTGCGCGCCAGGCGGCGCAAACGGGCGGGCACCCCGCTCACCGCGACCTACATCAACGAGGTCACCGCGATGTTCTACGGCACCAAGCGCCGGGAGCTGGAACACCGGGCCTCGGTGGAAATGCTGCGCGACGAAGAGGGCGACAACGCCCCGCCCGCCTACGGCATCGACCTCGACCGGGGCACCGTCATGCTGCCCGGCGATCGAGCTTCCGGAACGCGCTGA